The genome window tgtatctctattgtgcttttcacgtaggggacttttgaagaatgttttgaattgttgtatgcgttttcccgtccaattcaataacttaaggaaaacttgaagattaaaaaagtgctgttcacggttaatctgaagtgttgagattcacaattcattgaaagaacaactgaaaattaatttaggttgcatatgtgtcatgtgtggagaagaaccctctagctagtctgtcatttatcattttaccttaattttatgcttttgtcaattctgtaatttaattaagtttaatttacttttcatcaaaaccaaacacccatccattattaaattatattatttagttagttttctttattgttagtcttttaatttaatttccgtccatttcagttcctagtgtttaatttaattgttttcattattttgagtcattttaagtgtgtttcgagttattagagtttttagcctagttttgtgtccttgagtcttatttaatatttttaaattaatttacaatagattagcaatccctcctaatccccggcctagaacgataccctacttacatctatactacaattgtcaaaaagagggtttaatttgtgtgtcaagtaattctcacatcaaattttggcgccgttgccggggattagcaactttgctaatccttttatttttgtttttgtttatgtttatattggtgtttgtgtattttacttttgatatttgatttatttttctttctttgattttaggttcaaatggagccgagggaaatttaaaggaaagatgcgtccggctaaagacgttaaatcaagcgcttcttgggaggcaacccaagcattcaacgaagggagactttggaatcactaacccaatcagctttgcattcttccacccttatctttactgctttcattttgttttgtttagttagttgtgttaattggttgatttctgtgagtttgtgttatttagtttaagtgtgggggaaggttaaccaaagtctctttacattaatttacatattaaaaaaaaaaattaaaaaaaaaaaaaaagataaaatttaaaattaatgcaaaaaaaaaaaaaaattttaaattaaaaaaaaaaataaaaaaaatacataaaaaaaaaaatacaaatattttacaatgatgtaaattaatagtattcattggtcgggcggggcttcagcagtcggcggggccacagaaggaggaggcggcagaggttgatcagttggagcttcactacgcggtgccgctccagaagacgaaggcagatgttgttggaacaaacccacaaacctccgataatcaagtaaaatttgaccatcggtgtcctgcatctggtcaatcttcctcttcatgctggtggcatagctgtgtgcgagcttgtgcaattgtttattgtcatgcttgagtcctttaatctcctctttgagactctgtatttcagccaccaacgattcaacatgacgggttcgggcaaataggcgttgggccatgttggacacggaaccggcacactgcacgctaagagccagagactccttaaccgccaattcatcagaccgcctagcgagcagtctgttatctctgggggtgacaaggttccgggccaccaccgcagcagtcatgtcatttttcatcaccgaatcccccacggtaagaggaccggtaggggatatgaaggatgggcgccatatattgtctggtgaaggcggagctgcctcttcaccaatgttcaagtcaaaacgacgatcggaagggccagacatttttcagaggtggtgaagaaagaagagagtcggaatgatcaagattaaacaagtgcaagaagggagtgtttacaggagggtgctcaagtgtgttgtggaacaaaattaacgcctctataaaaagaagaaatcaaagaggcgctcctcagagaagcgtcctctcgcaaatcgaagagtcggggctcgtttctcaaacgcctgattcttttctcaaaagaggcgtttcatttcttaaaagttgagcttgctcagaaaccacgagccgaaccccggatttcgcaaaatcaatttgtccagacgtgttgtcactcgtcacatgcaactggtagctttgcggaaatcacgggcagtttgtcgaagcaccaattcagaaatcaaagagggaaattcaacagtcaatgacacgctagctttctcaaaagctgggcttcaacccacgggcaaatcttcttttccagatttatccgcacgtgtcacatgctacctctacaatcgacgatgctcagagctcgaagcgccgattccagatatcaatgaggaatctgctttgcggaaattacgggcagctttgtcagaaagcgcgtaatttgtactattcatccatctacCGGCTGCCGACACTAAGTGAGAtaacagttccggttgtgaagacaagtcctataagtttctaccttcgccttccacagcaaaagcacactctctcagcacaccctctcaacacttcttcatctccgaaaatgcattcccaaagaatcctcctaagttactttgtgttcctcattccttgggatactcctgcgaacaacccattcaaagcaaaagtatttcatatcatgaaggttgaaagcaagagtatctcatatcatgctttctccctgtcctttctccagccagcacctgctctcgagtactcatcatcttgtgctttcgctttgtttctcacttataagggaagtgaagatgatacctcgaagcatgtggagacaacgtgctgattcatcctcaactaaggacaaggagaaagagagcaagaggtgggcacttggaaagattgaagaaagaaacagaccaacacctctccctcgtgcctgcccgttgtgcagaagaaacaagcagagaagaatgcagcttgcacaatcatcccagcggaaggagtccgagctgaggaactagagaagctgccacatctgcttggagaacaaataaggaactgcaacattcccaaagagcaaagcctcgccgtacaatatcatcaaatcatcacttgcaagtgaaaagctaagtgtcaccctgttcaagaggaaagctgtggaaagtcaacaagcacgaccaatgattacttattagttttattcattatcttttatcgtaattttcaatttttcgtttgcaatttttttttaattaattttcttgcgtacttaactgaatttttccttttctttgcaggaacttttggttatttccacccttgaagttgattgcagaattttagcttgggggtcatcgcttgattttactgcaaattagggaagttttcagtccaattgttttattttgtttcttattatttatttattttattttattttttatttgcattatagtgttttctgacattggggacaatgtcaagtttaagtgtgggggtagaaatctctagaatttctattgtttctatgtttttgctttttgttttcttaaaaaaaaaaaaaaaaaaaaatcggaaaatttaaaaatccaaaaaaattgtcttgtttcccttattgttttgaattagatttttgttagtttcccgacccaatgatataattggataaaatttgaaccatgatcatcaagaacttagttaacatgtgttttgtgaaattcctaattctcttgttagttttgtacatgtttgaccatccttgaaaaaccaaatgcacatagccttgttaatgtgaaactaaagcatgacttaaagcttcatatgtgaatttagtgaccatatacatcctatgtgagtttttgagccgattgaaagtgtgtgcatttttcatacactcctattctttcatgtgtgatgaacttatgtgagatacatctctagaacttgcgtaacgatctttcgaaatgtttgtcattgattgcatgaacttggaaatgataaaggcattaggtttaccactatggcccaaataaccatgtttcccaaagaaaaatgatatcattagattgccaatttgagccgtatatgttgagccttttatttcttatcaccagatatgtctacccttatacctgaaatttttttccttaccctttccaagcgggcaatgcgagattgtcttatgagaaacgtttatgaagtactttgaaggtgtttggcaaaagaataagtgtgggggtatttcatgtttgtataaaaaaaaaaaaaaaaaaaattaaaaaaaaaaaaaaaaagagaaaagaaaaaagaaagattgtacacaaagaaaataaaaagttgttcaagtttcagtttaagagtgtggttggaggtgctaaaAGAATCGTTGGAAaggttgagttcttataaatctaaagaaaagaattgcttgcaatgtagcttggaacttgtgtttacctattctttcatttcaataaccctctccctaaacctcattacatccaataaaagtcctcttgatttaagttttgcaattatgactgtggagaagtgatctttatgcaagcttatggtagaaatttcacatttgattctttgagcgaaacacattaaaactaaacacatgtgtgattgagtgcatatcccgtgagaaggttgctagtttgcatatgatgattttaaaaataaaaacttgaaattgcattagcatggctatctcacacactacacttcaaggatgatttaaagattactgctaatatttgaattaggaatttgaacttggattaacttgtttggtgctagctatggttcttgatgatttgttttcttgaatgaaattctatgagggtcacatagagggaagctaatgtctttcatgttagtactttttcatgttttctttgttttgctcgaggactagcaaaagttaagtgtgggggtatttgatcggatcatatttatatatatttttacttcgaattcactcgtcttttcttggttagttccttatatttttgagctatttacgttatttttgtgtttataggatctgttatgcaaTATTACCTTTTATTGTCACATGATAATattaatttacattttataaaCAAGGTTTGTCCCTCTCTATGTCTATATGTTGAAagacaagcaaaaaaaaaataataaaaagaagctGCCCAAGACAGCTAAGGGGAGAATTGAAAGAGGAATCCAAGGAGGGCAGCGGGAGATTAGGCAGACAAAGAAAACCTTTGCAGCTGGCGAGAGAAAGAGGAAATGAGAAGACTGCGACAAAGGGAATCCAAAGAAGAAAGCAGGATAATTAGAGGGgaggaaataaaaggaaatctGAGGTATGTAGAGAGGGGGGTCTTGGAGCGGGAGAagggagctgccctttgggcagctcgcagaagGTCAGAAAAGAAGTGGGAGGAGTGCGACAACGGGGGGATTGGTGGAAGGCAGAGGCTGCCCTTTGGCAGCAGAAGAAACGTGAGGAAGGAGAGCAGCACGGACAAGGGGAGGGAAAACAGGAGCTGCCTTCGGGCAGCGTAAGAACACAGGGGGGATGCTGGCGTGACagctgctttgcagctggtCAGAGGGAAGCTGCCAGCGCAGCTGGGGAAAGAAGGTGAGACGGACAGCAAAGCATGAAAACGCAGATAAAGGGAGAAGACAGGGGGGAGCTGAGAGAGCAGCTCAGTGGAAACGCAGACAGAGATCTTCAcctctctttcggtttaatctctctaaacttctattttatttctgttttaataatgtgtaattaaatttattttggctagaggttaattcaaagccatgaatatatttgtaatatgaattgattaccttcggttgtgatttcataagttgtgatttcaatttacttatccgttcgtataaaaactgatttgtgtatgttggttgagagtgcacgcttaatttacatgcatgaatttgatgctagaatataagtgaatttcacctaatcgttatgaacttattttcacaagtagtaaaggttgctagtcacaatcacgttaagtaaattcttggcaagagtatcatgcttttcatagttacgaatgcctcgtcaatgcttatagttttcacaaagtttaatgatctttgattgtatctctattgtgcttttcacgtaggggacttttgaagaatgttttgaattgttgtatgcgttttcccgtccaattcaataacttaaggaaaacttgaagattaaaaaagtgatgttcacggttaatctggagtattgaaattcacaatttattgaaagaacaactggaaatcattttgtatccaagtataacatgtgtggagaagaaccctctagctagtccgtcatttatcattttaccttaattttatgtttttgtcaattctgtaatttaattaagtttaatttacttttcatcaaaaccaaacacccatccattattaaattatattatttagttagttttctttattgttagtcttttaatttaatttccgtccatttcagttcctagtgtttaatttaattgttttcattattttgagtcattttaagtgtgtttcgagttattagagtttttagcctagttttgtgtccttgagtcttatttaatatttttaaattaatttacaatagattagcaatccctcctaatccccggcctagaacgataccctacttacatctatactacaattgtcaaaaagagggtttaatttgtgtgtcaagtaattctcacatcaaattttggcgccgttgccggggatcgaTGAGATTGCATTCAGAAATGGCGGATCGCCGCCTAGGGACTCACGGGGGTGCCGTTGCTGCACACTATGAAACGGGGTCAAATATCGTCAATTTTATGTGGGAAATCGAGGAAGAAGGGCCGGTGAGAAGTTCCCAAGTGGTGGCACGATGAAATTTGTTGCAAAATCCCCGGAGGAAGTGACGGAAAAGCTCTCAGGGGTCTGGGTCTAAATCGATTTACGAGTTGGAATCGAGTAAAGAGGAAAGTGTCATGATCAAGTGTTACCTCGCCCTTCTCCTTTCCCCTCATTTCTCCCGTCCCCATTGGTCCTCTCattttcctctctcttcttgATTGGGCATCTCACCCcttctttctctcctttatACTTCATCTCGACCGCCCATCTTTTCTGTCTTTAaatctgggccacacacgtggcattcCAGATTTTTCTCCAAAAATCTAGTGTTTTCATGAAActaattaatttactaaaatgcccccgactttaaatgttaatacctcattcgttataactccaaattgcaCTCTGTTTGCACCTACGCATCCGtaacgacgagtactacgaggatacgcCAAGAAAATGAATCTTACGTGGCACGACATggcagtcaacaaaagtcaacactttGTCTCGAAGGGTATTTTCTTAAATTCACTTTTTAAAGTTATAAAAATCGTAATAATTGGGGACAGGTCGTTACAATCCAATGGTCCAGAAAACTTGctattggaaatccaacggcccatacCGCGCCACATGGCCACTCACGGGTGAGAATTGGTGCGCTGCAACGGCGAGCCCCACCACCTTTTTTGTAGGGGACACGCCCCCACTCGTGCGTGTGTTACACGCGCCtgacggaaaaaaaaaatatcagtgCACTTTGATGTAAGGCTGATGCAAGCCTGATGTCAGATGGCCCGTCCCATGGCTCAGCACATTCTAGGCTGGCCTAGAGACTGGCTTGGGTTGGGTGCTTCAACTGGGCTGGAGCAAAAAAAAGGGAGGTTGGCCTATTTGTGTGCTGTGAGCCGGCCTACTCGCATGGgatggacttgctctaagatcagttactattttttttatttgctagTTTGATTGCTACCTCCATTGGAAATGCGTTTTTCCTACTTGACATGACAAATTATTTTAACTTTGCTACCCAATTGCTACTTCTATTGAATGCTGATTATATAGGgttgagtttaaattttttgagatcattattttaaacaaaaaatattatctatattaagggggtaggggagtgggctaagcctcataatgggctagcaataatgtggttcaaattcgctttgacgagaatcgaacttaaaacctctcacatacaagtgaagaataatactactagatcgtagtactagtcACTTCTTGGCCTTGGCCATCAAGTCAGCTGTTTTTAATCACTTTATTCCTCGAATATGTTCCTCAATATTTAACTGCAAAATGAGGGGAAAGACTAAAGAGGGTTCTTCTCATAAATACATAGAGTCTAAGCTACCTATGTAacattatgtaataaattaatAGCAAAAACTAAAATACATGGCTATGGTAATTAAAGAATCATGGCATATATTTCTATGTCAAATTTTAGGAATAAATTAGGCATAAAAGGATGaaatatgataaaataataGACGGATGGCTAACAAGATACCAAGGATTTCGTGTTAAGAGGAAGGAAAGAACATGTTTGTGCTTAGACCATTGAGGCAAAGTTATATAAAAGCAGCCACCAGATAATGCTGAAGTCTGAAGATTATATTAGGGATACAGAAGAAAAATCATTTAACTTAATTATTTTGACAACCTGTGCATATACCAGAACAACAAGCGACCATTGATCACACATCCAAATCCTAGGAAATATTCCTACAGCAAAGAAAGAGCAAAAAGACTTCCTTGTGAAAGGAGTTGTAGCTTCTGAGTTCTTTGTTCTATGCAATATTCCTATTGTTTCACTCTTTACCTTTCTAGGTAAATATTAAGGAACGTTCCCTTTTAACAAAAGTGATGACCTATTCAAATCCTAACTTTTTCCCTCAATACACAAGTTTTCATTTGAGTAAATTGTCACATTAGTCTGTGAAGTTGGTTGAGATTTCCCTAGAACTGGCCATATAGGGAGTAACATAATCTTTATAAGGACATGCAAGGTTTGATAAACTTCTCCGATGTGAGATGTTTCTTCTCATTTTCGTATGTCCCTCATATGATGCGTATTTCCAAGCTTAATATGTGGACAACACAAACTGAGAGACATAGAGCACATGTAGTTGTTGAGCTTCACACATGTGCTAATATACTCTGAAAACATAAtaaaagttgaggtttcaccgTAAAATCAATTAGCAATATAGAGAGTAATAACATTCTAATTCATGGGCAATATACCTACAAGAAGAAACAGCAAAGAGACTTCTTTGTGAAAGGAGCCGTAGCATCTGAGTTCTAATTTTTTGTATACATAAGTTCTAATTTGTTGTATAAATATTCCTCTTGCTTCATTTTTTACTGTTGGCGTGAGTTTACATTCTCGGTGTAATTAGCGGGGATTTGTTTTCTGATTGTTTCTTTGTAATTAGGGTAGATTGactttattaattatttattattgCCTTGTAAGTTAAAGTTGTGTTATATATCTGCCTTGAAAGTAAGAAGAATGCATTGAAGAATTCCGCAACCCAAATTTAACATGGTAACAGAGCGTAGATTTTAGGATTTCTGCTAGACCTATTCCcgtttgaaaacccaaaaaagcttcCATGGAAAATCTACCCCGTAAAGGTGGAACCACCACCGGTTCTATCAACCCTAATCCACCTAAATTTACCCCTACTACTTCGACTCCTACTGCTAACGTTGTTGTGAACCCGACGATGATTCCCCAAGTGGTGACGCAAATTGTTCACCATGATATATCCACTTCGCCAATTGGCATCAAATTCAACGGTGCAAATTATAGAGTTTGGTCCCAAATTTTGGAGATGTTTATTGTCGCTGGCAAAGACAAATTGGGATATTTGTTTGGAAGTAATCTACAACCCCTTACAACTGACTCGACCTTCACTAAATGGATACCGGAGAACGCCATCGTGAAAGGATGGCTGATCAACTCTATGGAACACAATGTAATTGGGTATTTCATTCGACTGCCAATGGCGCCAATGGCAAAAGAGGTTTGGGACGCAGTTACGATGATGGTTCTGATATTTTCCAGGTACGTATATGATTTCACCTGCAAAGCCTCAGCATGTCGGATGATGCGTACGTATGCATTTAAAGCGATGAGATATTCTTGGGCTATGGTAGTTTGTGTGGCAGACGTGTCTCGAAGAGACTCCTGTTCGACCCCTCGGACATATTGGAGAGAGATGAAATGGTAGTCCGAGCCCTGATTTTGGGTTTCGAAGTTCGTGGGTCAAAGTCGTGCGATCGCGACTTGAGGATGTCCGACCCcataacatgcttatttttatttatcGCCCAAGCACCACTAGTTTTTCTTAGTACATTGAGGATGAAATTGAATTTATGGCCTAGCTTAATCCCAAGAGGAAAAAAGTATAAGTTTACCTTTGAGTGTATCATGCATGGAAAATGCTAGCgaccttttcaatttttcttcacaTCTTGCAATATTTCATGATGATATGAATCTTTTacactatttctctctttaAAGATCAACTATACAAAAAACTTTAATGTTATCAAAATTTCAGTATTTAACTGAATAGCATAGTTCGTCTATTTATTAAATGGTTGTTAGATGACTAAATAATTTTATACTTGGTTAATTTTTTGCAGAGTTTATCTTTAAAGAGTGATCACAAACAACTTGGATCGTCATGTAACATTGCAATTGCAGAATGAGAACAGAACTGAGGtagaacaaaaaaattcaaatgagaaagttattaacatTCCTAGTAAAGGATAGCTAATACCGGATCCTCTCTTTAATTAGTCCTTGTATTCATTTTCTGGAATCTATACTCCTTGAACATTTTTCAATATATCCCAACAACTTATCATCACTTTCGTTAATTTCCTGTCTTTTTATCACGTGCCTCGTATGTGACCAACTTTAGTCATTGCAATATCATTATATACGATTTTCAATTAACATTACTTTAAACGAACAAATAGATTGTTAGTAATACACTGATATTCTGCAAATACCACCTTCGCTAGTACATGGCGAAGGTCGATATTTGGAAGAGTAAACGTGTTTGGCGATTGAAAACGGCATTTGAGATTCTAATTCTCTTATATCCATGCAGTGCAGGCTGCATTATTGTAATTAAGCATCTTTTTATCTTCGGGGTTTAgcttcattttctctcttctctattATTGTCGTACTGTATTCTCGTCATGTATATATGACATCCTCACTAGACGTGCTTTTTTACCTACTTGCCCACAACACAAAGCTACCACCCCTCCTCTTTAAAACCTACTCACTTCTCTTCTGATGAACACACCTCAAATCCTACTACTCAATCGCTATTCTCGCAGTTTTTGATCTATCTCCTCCTTGTTCTCCCCAGCTTATTCAAAAAGTACTTTTATTATAAGCGATTAATCCGACAGTTAGGGGCTCTTAGAGAAACAGCATCTTATAGAAGAGTTGGGGGAGGCTATACTGCTGCATTGGAGAATGAATGAC of Malus sylvestris chromosome 6, drMalSylv7.2, whole genome shotgun sequence contains these proteins:
- the LOC126625185 gene encoding uncharacterized protein LOC126625185, encoding MIPQVVTQIVHHDISTSPIGIKFNGANYRVWSQILEMFIVAGKDKLGYLFGSNLQPLTTDSTFTKWIPENAIVKGWLINSMEHNVIGYFIRLPMAPMAKEVWDAVTMMVLIFSRVYL